DNA from Candidatus Neomarinimicrobiota bacterium:
CAGAATCAGATGTTTCATCAGTTGAAATATGGTTTACCATCGTTTTTTCAAAAACGGGCATACCATTATTTTTCAAAATATTCGCCAAATCCCGAACAAATTTCACCGGCTGAATTTCGCCATCATTTCGCATTCTAATTGCACCGTTAAATTGATTAGAATTCAAATGTTCTCTGCAAGCAACTTCATCCAAATAATCTACGTGAAACCCATCAGAAACTAATTCTGTATAAGTTGCTTTTAATTCTTTCCCTTCCTGTTCGCTTACTCCAAGAATTAAACTTCCGTTTTTTCTGTATTCACATGCAATTTTTTCGTTTGAAATAATGTCAAACAAAACTTCATGATTTTCTTGTGTCAGGTTCCACAATCTTTTTGCTTTTTCTTTTCCAAGTAGTTCTTTAACACGACTATAATGTTCAACGGTACCGGTTAATATAAATCCTGTATTCCGTCCGGTTGCTGCTTTCCCAATAATTTGCCCTTCAAGCAAAACAGTTTTTATTCCGGCTTCTGCCAAAAAGTATGAAATTAAAACACCGGTGATACCGCCACCCACTACAGCAATATCCGCCGTGATGTTTTTTTCTAAGGTGCCAAATGTTTGATCCAAATCTACCCCTAGAGATTCCTTTGAAAGAAAAAACGGAGTGGAATTATTGCTCGTCATTTTCCACCATTCGAATCGTATGCTTTAATAATATCGCGCACAAGTTTATGCCTTACCACATCCATTTCAGTGAGTTTCGCAAATCCAATTCCATCTATATTTTGCATAATATCCATAATTTGCAAAAGCCCGGATTCGGTTCGTTTTGGTAAATCAATCTGTGTTGCGTCACCTGTAATAATCGCTTTTGAATTCACGCCCAATCGTGTTAAAAACATTTTCATTTGCATGGTTGTGGCATTTTGCGCTTCATCCAAAATCATGAACGCATCACTCAAGGTGCGACCTCGCATATAGGCTAAAGGGATGACTTCAATCGTGTTGTTATTTAACATTGGGTTCAATCGGGATTTGGGTAGCATATCATCCAGCGAATCGTAAAGCGGTGTTAAATACGGATCTACTTTTTCTTTTAGATCGCCGGGAAGAAATCCCAAATTTTCACCTGCTTCAACTGCCGGCCTGCATAATACAATCCTGCTGACTTCATGGTTGTCTAAAG
Protein-coding regions in this window:
- a CDS encoding AAA family ATPase, whose product is MDKAIKIKGIDLASLFGAADAHLRLIEDTFSAQIIVRGEEIKLSGEIEAINQIHEIFHEMIQTLNRKGSLTQKDVKGLVDLVRAHNGHEKTTPDDVIHYGIKGSISPRTDGQIAYMKSFRENDIVVAVGPAGTGKTYLAVAAAVAALDNHEVSRIVLCRPAVEAGENLGFLPGDLKEKVDPYLTPLYDSLDDMLPKSRLNPMLNNNTIEVIPLAYMRGRTLSDAFMILDEAQNATTMQMKMFLTRLGVNSKAIITGDATQIDLPKRTESGLLQIMDIMQNIDGIGFAKLTEMDVVRHKLVRDIIKAYDSNGGK
- a CDS encoding FAD-binding oxidoreductase, translating into MTSNNSTPFFLSKESLGVDLDQTFGTLEKNITADIAVVGGGITGVLISYFLAEAGIKTVLLEGQIIGKAATGRNTGFILTGTVEHYSRVKELLGKEKAKRLWNLTQENHEVLFDIISNEKIACEYRKNGSLILGVSEQEGKELKATYTELVSDGFHVDYLDEVACREHLNSNQFNGAIRMRNDGEIQPVKFVRDLANILKNNGMPVFEKTMVNHISTDETSDSVQIETDKGTVSCAMAILATNAYSAKLQSRLKDKIVPVKGQGFVTDPFSEKLFEEVIYANFGYEYWRQLQDGRFMVGGFRENAQNSEENDSENVDLELLQGLYDYFTSLFPQAKSVNISHAWAGTMGFSQDGLPLLGAVPGSSNVFVCGGYTGHGLGFAGSLGKMAAEMMIEGKTPNSDLFYTQRFAA